A part of Brassica rapa cultivar Chiifu-401-42 chromosome A05, CAAS_Brap_v3.01, whole genome shotgun sequence genomic DNA contains:
- the LOC103848938 gene encoding glyceraldehyde-3-phosphate dehydrogenase, cytosolic, translating to MAGGKIKIGINGFGRIGRLVARVVLQRDDVELVAVNDPFITTEYMTYMFKYDSVHGQWKHHELKVKDEKTLLFGEKPVTVFGIRNPEDIPWGEAGADFVVESTGVFTDKDKAAAHLKGGAKKVVISAPSKDAPMFVVGVNEHEYKSDLDIVSNASCTTNCLAPLAKVINDRFGIVEGLMTTVHSITATQKTVDGPSMKDWRGGRAASFNIIPSSTGAAKAVGKVLPQLNGKLTGMSFRVPTVDVSVVDLTVRLEKAATYDEIKKAIKEESEGKLKGILGYTEDDVVSTDFVGDSRSSIFDAKAGIALSDNFVKLVSWYDNEWGYSTRVVDLIVHMSKC from the exons ATGG CTGGAGGTAAGATCAAGATCGGAATCAACG GATTCGGAAGAATCGGTCGTTTGGTAGCTAGAGTTGTTCTCCAGAGGGACGATGTTGAGCTTGTTGCTGTTAACGATCCCTTCATCACCACTGAGTACATG ACGTACATGTTCAAGTACGACAGTGTCCACGGTCAATGGAAACACCATGAGCTCAAGGTGAAGGATGAGAAGACTCTTCTCTTCGGTGAGAAGCCAGTCACTGTCTTCGGCATCAG GAACCCTGAGGATATCCCATGGGGTGAGGCTGGAGCTGACTTCGTTGTTGAGTCTACCGGTGTTTTCACTGACAAGGACAAAGCTGCTGCTCACTTGAag GGTGGTGCCAAGAAGGTTGTCATCTCTGCACCTAGCAAGGACGCGCCCATGTTTGTCGTTGGTGTCAACGAGCACGAGTACAAGTCCGACCTTGACATTGTCTCCAACGCTAGTTGCACCACTAACTGCCTTGCTCCCCTTGCCAAG GTTATCAACGACAGGTTCGGCATTGTTGAGGGTCTTATGACCACCGTCCACTCCATCACTG CTACTCAGAAGACTGTTGATGGACCATCAATGAAGGACTGGAGAGGTGGAAGAGCTGCTTCATTCAACATCATTCCCAGCAGCACCGGAGCTGCCAAGGCTGTCGGAAAGGTTCTTCCACAGCTTAACGGAAAGTTGACCGGAATGTCCTTCCGTGTTCCCACCGTTGATGTCTCAGTTGTTGACCTCACGGTTAGACTCGAGAAAGCTGCAACCTACGACGAGATCAAGAAGGCTATCAA GGAGGAATCTGAAGGCAAGCTAAAGGGAATCCTTGGATACACCGAGGATGATGTCGTCTCAACTGACTTCGTTGGTGACAGCAGGTCGAGCATTTTCGATGCCAAGGCTGGAATTGCATTGAGTGACAACTTCGTGAAGCTTGTGTCGTGGTACGACAACGAATGGGGTTACAGTACTCGTGTGGTCGACTTGATTGTTCACATGTCAAAGTGCTAA
- the LOC103848937 gene encoding pentatricopeptide repeat-containing protein At3g04130, mitochondrial: MSRLIQNRVRNTFSRLKPSIALSSSTLTNNLSTSPEPSPEPLDESSEIWNVIIGRAGGDRVVSEDEVFHRLSNDPFCNRVNLSDTLLNKLLHRFRDDWRSALGVLKWAESRKAHKNHSAEAYDTAVDILGKAKKWDRMKAFVEKMKVDNTVTLNTVAKIMRRFAGAGEWEEAVNVFDRLNEFGLEKNTESMNLLLDTLCKEKRVERARSVLLELKAHIKPDAHTFNIFINGWCKTNRVEEALWTIQEMRGYGFRPCVISYTTIIKCYCLKSDFIKVYEMLSEMEANDSPPNSVTYTTIMSCLNAQKEFEESLRVAARMKRSGCEGDTLFYNCLIHTLARAGRLEEAERVFRDEMPSVNTSTYNSMIAMYCHHDEEEKAVELLREMESLKVCEPDVHTYHPLLRSCFKRGDVVEVGRLLKEMVTKHHLSLDESTYTFLIQRFCRADMCEWAYCLFEEMISQDIAPRHRTCLLLLDEVRKKSMHEAVERIEYVMRSVKLTAPVK; the protein is encoded by the coding sequence ATGTCTCGTCTCATCCAAAACCGCGTCAGAAACACTTTCTCACGCCTCAAACCTTCCATCGCTCTCTCCTCATCTACCCTCACCAACAATCTCTCCACGTCTCCAGAGCCATCACCCGAACCACTCGATGAATCCTCGGAGATATGGAACGTCATCATAGGCCGAGCCGGCGGCGACAGAGTCGTCAGCGAAGACGAAGTCTTCCACCGCCTCTCAAACGATCCCTTCTGCAACAGAGTAAACCTCTCAGACACTCTACTCAACAAGCTCCTCCACAGGTTCAGAGACGACTGGAGATCAGCTCTCGGCGTCTTGAAATGGGCCGAGTCTCGCAAAGCCCACAAGAATCACTCAGCCGAGGCTTATGATACAGCGGTTGATATACTCGGGAAAGCCAAGAAATGGGATCGTATGAAGGCCTTCGTCGAGAAGATGAAGGTAGATAACACCGTGACGTTGAACACTGTGGCCAAGATCATGAGGAGGTTCGCTGGAGCTGGAGAGTGGGAAGAAGCTGTTAACGTGTTCGATAGGTTAAATGAGTTTGGATTAGAGAAGAACACTGAGTCTATGAACTTACTGTTAGATACTCTCTGTAAGGAGAAGAGAGTCGAGCGAGCTAGATCCGTTTTGTTAGAGCTAAAGGCTCACATTAAGCCGGATGCTcatacttttaatatatttattaacgGTTGGTGTAAGACCAACAGAGTCGAGGAGGCTCTCTGGACGATTCAGGAGATGAGAGGATATGGGTTTCGTCCTTGTGTGATTAGCTACACGACGATTATAAAGTGTTATTGTTTGAAGAGTGATTTTATTAAAGTCTATGAGATGTTGAGTGAGATGGAAGCTAACGATTCTCCTCCGAACTCTGTCACCTACACGACGATTATGTCTTGTCTTAACGCGCAGAAAGAGTTTGAGGAGTCTTTAAGGGTGGCTGCGAGGATGAAACGGTCAGGCTGCGAGGGGGATACTCTTTTCTACAACTGTTTGATTCACACGCTTGCTCGAGCTGGGAGGTTGGAAGAAGCTGAGAGGGTTTTCAGAGATGAGATGCCTTCAGTTAACACATCTACTTATAACTCAATGATTGCTATGTATTGTCACCATGATGAGGAGGAGAAGGCCGTTGAGCTTCTCAGGGAGATGGAGAGTTTGAAGGTTTGTGAGCCTGATGTTCACACGTATCATCCGTTGCTTAGATCATGTTTTAAGAGAGGAGATGTGGTTGAGGTTGGGAGGTTGTTGAAAGAAATGGTGACTAAGCATCATTTGAGTTTGGACGAGTCGACTTATACTTTTTTGATACAGAGGTTTTGTAGAGCTGATATGTGTGAGTGGGCGTATTGTTTATTTGAGGAGATGATTAGCCAAGATATCGCGCCGAGGCATAGGACTTGTTTGTTGCTTTTGGATGAGGTTAGGAAGAAGAGTATGCATGAAGCGGTTGAGAGGATCGAGTATGTGATGAGGAGTGTTAAACTTACTGCCCCTGTAAAGTGA